A stretch of the Miscanthus floridulus cultivar M001 unplaced genomic scaffold, ASM1932011v1 fs_169_1_2, whole genome shotgun sequence genome encodes the following:
- the LOC136530640 gene encoding uncharacterized protein, protein MGKHLVKNGFTSDYTRWTYHGEADRGRDEVLRQRIEEYDDDAGVGDMLNDYHEAHFDEASREEEPEATAKAYYDMLSAAQQPLHGHTKVSQLDAIARLMAVKSQFTLSRDAFDIMLAVFGSLLPDGHILPKSMYEAQKLLRALKMPYEQIHACPKGCILFRKEYAEEKYCVKCESSRFLEVDSGDGQKRQLAIPVKILRYLPFIPRIQRLYMTVEFAKQMTWHKNGRRYNPEKMVHPSDGEAWTRFDEIYPEKALEARNVRVALATDGFNPYGMAAAPYTCWPLFVIPLNLPPGVIFQRQNIFLSLIIPEHPGNNMSVYMEPLIDDLIRAWEEGVWTYDRATKTNFKMHVWYQYSLHDLPAYGIFCCWCVHGRFPCPVCKASLMFIWLTKGGKYSSFDKHRQFLPPDHPFRLDIKNFTKDVVVTDPAPQMMTGAVVRAQLDALEVNKQEGGFVGYGEQHAWTRKSCLWNLPYFDDLLLPHNIDVMHTEKNIAEAIFGTIMDIPDKTKDNVKARMDQARLCDRPKLDMAPPRAGKSWRKPKADFVLTRAQRREVLEWFQTLMFPDGYAANLKRGVNLATMRVNGLKSHDYHIWLERLLPVMVRGYVPDHVWQVLAELSNFFRQLCAKELSRTVVAEMEKMAPVLLCKLEKIFPPGFFNPMQHMILHLPYEARMGGPVQGRWCYSIERCKNKCKIEASIAEAYILEEVSNFTTKYYADNLPSVHNPPSRYNADGDESSLSIFRGQLGSASGATHKTLKHEEWRIIMLYVLTNLSEVEPYMMEFHRQFWRKSRKPTPHESDTLLKEGAGNGKPDFISWFKQKGQTEASMNVELRQVANGCSYKVKSFTGYDVNGYRFHTTRHEQSRPNRRTTNTGVFTPGFDGVEYYGIIEEIYELTFHGCKPLNPVIFKCHWFDPDVVRRTPNLG, encoded by the exons ATGggcaaacatcttgtgaagaatggatttacgtcaGACTACACCAGGTGGACCTACCATGGTGAAGCTGATCGTGGGAGAGACGAGGTcttgagacaacgcatcgaggaatatgatgatgatgccggagtgggagacatgttaaatgactaccatgaagcacacttcgatgaagcaagtagggaggaggagccagaggctaccgcaaaggcgtattatgacatgttgtctgcggcacagcaaccccttcacgggcataccaaggtttctcaactggatgccattgcacgcctaatggctGTGAAGTCTCAGTTTAccttgagtcgagacgcctttgaTATTATGCTGGCAGTTTTTGGTAGCctgctcccggatggtcacatcttgccaaagagcatgtatgaggcacagaaactccttcgtgcacttaagatgccatacgagcagatacatgcttgtccgaagggatgcatcttatttaggaaagagtatgcggaagaaaagtactgtgtgaagtgcgaatcgtctaggttcctagaggtagactctggtgatggtcagaagaggcagctcgcaatccccgtgaagatcctacggtaccttcctttcataccgaggatccaacggctttacatGACTGTGGAAtttgcgaaacagatgacatggcacaaaaacggacgtcgatacaatcctgagaagatggtacacccatccgatggtgaagcctggacaaggtttgatgagaTTTATCCTGAGAAAGCtttagaggctcgtaatgtacgtgttgcgctggcaacagatgggtttaatccttatggaatggcggctgccccgtacacctgttggccattgttcgttatccccctcaatctcccccctggcgtcatctttcaacgacagaacatattcttatcgttgataattccagaacacccggggaataatatgagtgtgtacatggagcctctgattgatgatttgatccgtgcttgggaggaaggggtatggacatacgaccgagctacaaagacaaacttcaaaatgcatgtttggtaccagtactccctgcatgacttgccggcatatgggattttctgctgctggtgtgttcacgggaggttcccatgcccagtatgcaaggcttctctgatgttcatttggttgacgaagggtggaaagtattcttcgttcgacaaacatcgacaattcctccctcctgaccatccattcagactagacatcaagaactttacgaaagatgtCGTAGTTACAGACCCTGCACCGCAGATGATGACAGGAGCCGTGGTTCGTGCTCAGTTAGATGCTCTCgaggtcaataaacaagaaggtggttttgtgggatatggtgagcaacatgctTGGACTcggaagtcgtgcttgtggaacctcccctattttgatgatcttcttcttccacataacattgatgtaatgcacactgaaaagaatatcgctgaggcaatttttggtacaatcatggacattcctgataagacaaaggataacgttaaggctagaatggatcaagcgaggttatgcgACAGACCAAAGTTGGACATGGCGCCTCCTAGAGCCGGCAAGtcgtggagaaagcctaaggccgatttcgtcctgacgagggcccaaaggagggaggtactagaatggttccaaacgttaatgttccctgatgggtatgcagcgaatctgaagaggggagtgaacttagctactatgcgagtcaacgggctcaagagtcatgattaccacatatggcttgagcgtctacttccggtgatggttcgaggctatgtccctgatcatgtctggcaggtgctagcggagttgagcaatttctttcgccagctttgtgccaaggagttatctcgtaccgtggttgcagaaatggaaaaaatggcgcctgtgttgctctgtaagttggagaagatctttccacccggcttcttcaatccgatgcagcatatgattctacacctcccgtatgaagcaagaatgggggggcctgtgcagggccgttggtgctattcgATTGAgagatgtaaaaataaatgcaaaattgaagcatccattgcagaggcatacattctggaggaggtgtcaaacttcacaacaaaatactatgccgacaaccttcctaGTGTGCATAATCCACCATCTCGTTACAATGCCGACGGAGATGAATCGAGCCTTAGCATTtttcgagggcaactcggaagtgcaagtggtgcgacccataagaccttgaaacatgaagaatGGCGCattatcatgctgtatgtgttgaccaacctatccgaGGTGGAGCCATACATGAT ggaatttcatcgTCAATTCTGGCGTAAATCAAGGAAACCTACCCCGCACGAAAGTGATACCCTTCTCAaagagggtgcgggaaatggaaaacccgatttcatttcttggttcaagcaGAAG ggcCAAACCGAAGCGTCTATGAAtgtcgagttgagacaggttgccaatggTTGTTCCTATAAGGTCAAGtcgtttaccggttatgacgtcaatggatatcgctttcacacaacaaggcacgagcagagtcggcccaatcgaagaaccacaaataccggagtttttacgccaggctttgatggggtcgagtactacggaataattgaagaaatatacgaactaacttttcatggttgcaaacctcttaatccagtcatattcaaatgtcattggtttgatccaGATGTCGTGAGAcgcacccctaatcttgg GTAA
- the LOC136530639 gene encoding uncharacterized protein: MHYEARVQAIIEFYAQYRTMKVKKEEARTMNLTKDQFMSVPPWWCRAHIRCWEKMVDEWLQPGWLEHHLACRERRLQMPGASHHQGSLSLDEYREKWSSSHDGQSCSQLKAWVLSKKGKATADIDFNPEDPPEAYSHPSIHSRVTQYTTMAREVHGPQFDPSSQDIDGEIVMRVGGGKKHGRYWIGDSVIDTASTPTLSQIRARSTDSSPAIRPRPTTAQFQIEALQAQVEAEKKQREEMEARVERLEAERQRMDEESRLRMDQMFQYMQNFASSMGQPLPPPPMLFPSPQPPTTTPNQSAASNNQFQDPDLSQRFQGPTQ, from the exons atgcactacgaggcgcgcgtccaggccatcatcgaGTTCTACGCTCAATACAGAACCATGaaggttaaaaaagaagaggcaagGACAATGAACCTGACCAAGGACCAATTCATGAGT gtgcctccgtggtggtgcCGAGCGCATATCCGGTGCTGGGAAAAGATGGTGGATGAGTGGTTGCAGCCCGGGTGGTTGGAGCACCACCTTgcttgccgggagcggcgtttgcagatgccaggtgcatcacaccatcaaggcagcctgagCCTTGATGAATATAGGGAAAAATGG TCGTCGTCACATGATGGCCAGTCTTGCTCCCAGCtcaaggcatgggttctgtccaaaaagggcaaggcgacggccgacatcgacttcaacccggaggacccgcctgaGGCGTACAGCCATCCAAGCATCCACAGCCGCGTCACCCAGTATAcaacgatggcaagggaggttcaCGGGCCACAGTTCGATCCGAGCTCCCAGGAtattgatggagaaatcgtgatgagggtgggaggaggcaagaagcatggtcgGTATTGGATTGGCGACAGCGTAattgacacggcctctactcccactctctcccagatcagAGCAAGGAGCACGGACTCGAGCCCagcgatacgcccacggccgacCACTGCACAGTTCCAGATAGAGGCTCTCCAG GCCCAGGTGGAAGCAGAAAAGAAGCaacgggaggagatggaggcgagggTGGAGCGGTTagaggccgagcggcagaggatggacgAAGAAAGtcggttgaggatggaccaaatgttccaatacatgcagaattttgcatcgagtatgggtcaacctttgccaccgccaccgatgctattcccttcacctcagccacccacaactactcca aatcaatcggcggcatcaaataatcagtttcaagacccggatttgtcgcagaggttccaagggcctacgcagtga